The proteins below come from a single Miscanthus floridulus cultivar M001 chromosome 1, ASM1932011v1, whole genome shotgun sequence genomic window:
- the LOC136510006 gene encoding uncharacterized protein isoform X1 produces MGSLMSKVPGKLPTVFGRETTHSGSFTPSANPTPNPNAADAPGCDEEQPARKSKAKAKLQKNFESVLGVRRSIVTLAATTDGWRMCCSGTVVDHVSKKTWILTSATLVRKPDTQFEVYGHDDIKIEVVLHNKQTVQKLFW; encoded by the exons ATGGGGTCACTGATGTCCAAAGTCCCAGGCAAACTTCCAACCGTGTTCGGAAGAGAGACGACTCACAGCGGATCCTTCACCCCCAGCGCCAACCCTACACCCAACCCCAACGCCGCCGACGCCCCCGGGTGCGATGAAGAACAACCGGCGCGGAAATCAAAAGCAAAGGCGAAGCTGCAG AAAAACTTTGAATCAGTGCTTGGTGTTCGCAGATCCATCGTCACCCTTGCTGCTACTACTG ATGGATGGCGTATGTGTTGCTCAGGGACAGTGGTTGATCATGTGAGCAAGAAAACGTGGATACTAACCTCTGCTACTCTGGTTAGAAAACCTGACACTCAGTTTGAGGTCTATGGGCATGACGACATTAAG ATCGAAGTGGTTCTTCACAATAAACAAACTGTTCAAAAGCTTTTCTGGTGA
- the LOC136510006 gene encoding uncharacterized protein isoform X2, which produces MKNNRRGNQKQRRSCRSIVTLAATTDGWRMCCSGTVVDHVSKKTWILTSATLVRKPDTQFEVYGHDDIKIEVVLHNKQTVQKLFW; this is translated from the exons ATGAAGAACAACCGGCGCGGAAATCAAAAGCAAAGGCGAAGCTGCAG ATCCATCGTCACCCTTGCTGCTACTACTG ATGGATGGCGTATGTGTTGCTCAGGGACAGTGGTTGATCATGTGAGCAAGAAAACGTGGATACTAACCTCTGCTACTCTGGTTAGAAAACCTGACACTCAGTTTGAGGTCTATGGGCATGACGACATTAAG ATCGAAGTGGTTCTTCACAATAAACAAACTGTTCAAAAGCTTTTCTGGTGA
- the LOC136482567 gene encoding putative B3 domain-containing protein Os03g0621600 codes for MRNPSKDANYHRDDHTCDHGKHFFKVLIGDFHKKLVIPGKFAKHLGDKTEGSITLETLGGYTFNVQVAKNLSKLVLQSGWESFVSAHDLKKMDFLVFKYDGMSRMKVLIFDPSGCEKVPPCVVAKNAISGGRKIKEPIDISSSCAHLLKKTAGTKKKAWKQRDWCRISTSSSRSLSNSSGGMTSSEGDEAHSVPSYMLPRGTSLDSMQKKKLKERIRAICSKIPIYVCVVKKSNISGKSRAVVFSKKYSDVWLPFKSRRMILQCHGMSWEVMCHIMVGKDRGECKRLRNGWARFAGDNNLQLGDICLFEQLKTKKYKMNVHIIRKE; via the exons ATGAGAAATCCTTCAAAGGATGCAAATTACCACCGGGACGATCACACATGTGACCATGGCAAGCATTTCTTCAAGGTTTTGATTGGTGATTTCCATAAAAAATTG GTCATACCGGGTAAATTTGCTAAACATTTGGGAGACAAAACAGAAGGAAGTATTACGCttgaaacacttggtggttatACTTTTAATGTTCAAGTTGCAAAGAATTTGAGCAAATTAGTGCTTCAATCTGGGTGGGAATCATTTGTCAGTGCCCATGACTTaaaaaagatggacttcttggtATTCAAGTACGATGGGATGTCTCGGATGAAGGTTCTGATATTTGATCCTAGTGGTTGCGAGAAAGTACCACCATGTGTTGTCGCAAAAAATGCTATTAGTGGTGGACGGAAGATAAAAGAACCCATTGACATTTCAAGCAGTTGTGCTCATCTTCTCAAGAAAACAGCAGGAACTAAAAAGAAAGCATGGAAGCAAAGGGACTGGTGTAGGATCAGTACCAGTTCATCAAGATCCCTATCCAACTCATCAG GAGGAATGACATCTTCTGAGGGCGATGAAGCACATTCTGTTCCGAGTTACATGCTCCCACGAGGCACCAGCCTTGATAGTATGCAAAAGAAGAAACTGAAAGAGAGAATCCGAGCTATTTGTTCTAAAATCCCCATCTATGTGTGTGTCGTGAAGAAGTCAAACATTTCTGGAAAATCTCGAGCTGTG GTCTTCTCCAAAAAATATTCTGATGTATGGCTTCCATTCAAGAGCAGAAGGATGATTCTTCAGTGTCATGGCATGAGCTGGGAAGTGATGTGCCACATTATGGTTGGGAAAGATCGTGGCGAATGCAAAAGGCTTCGCAACGGGTGGGCACGGTTTGCAGGTGACAACAATTTGCAGCTGGGTGATATCTGCCTCTTTGAGCAACTGAAGACCAAGAAGTACAAGATGAATGTACATATCATTCGCAAAGAGTGA